ctGTAGAGTTGGGAGAAAAGAGACAGAGGATTGGCTTGACTGACAGATGGCGTACAAAGGAAGCGTTATAAATAAACTGCTGTGTCTCAGGGACTGACACAGGTTTAGAGGTGCTTATTCCTCCACCAACCGTGACCAGGAGCAGACATCAAAACAGCCAGACAAACAACACTAACACGGCAGCTTTGCCATGGGACGCTGGGGAGAGGGAGCagaagggatggatggaggacgAGGAGAATGGCATCGCTTATTGAGGGAGGGGGAAGGAGGCTTAGAGATAAGACTGACAGGCAGACTAAACTGAGGAAAGTGAGTTTGGGGTGAGGTAAAAGGGagtaagacagaaaaagagatagggagggaaggaggggaagAACAAGTGAGCACCGAGGCAATTCCGGAGTGGGACAGCATGCGTCAGCAGAAGGAGAGGATTCTCTTTGAAATTCCCTGTCTTCATTTCTGCTACAAATCAAAGGACTTGGAGCTTTTCTGTCTGAGAGGAGGGAgtcagaaagaaggaaagagagaggaaagagtGTGAGTAAGCTAGAGAGGGAGGAAACAGCGAAGGCGATTGCAGTCATTGCCTCCACTTGGCATAGACGATGCCACTCTGGTATAGTATGCATACAGAGAGGAATGGAATAGTTATGCAAATTCACACATagaagtttaaaaatgttttggagTAAaagtgagaggagaggagaggagaggagaggagaggagaggagaggagaggagaggagaggagaggagaggagaggagaggagaggagaggaggtgtGAATCCCTCTATGACTTTCCTACATCTCTATATCTGATCGTCTCTCTCCCTTACACTCCCCTCTATTCCCTTCTTTTCACCACTGATGTATGTCCACGAGGCGCACGTCTTTATTCTGCAGTCGGGAAGAATAACAGCATATGCAAGGATCTTGAGTTCTTTACAGCTCAGTGTCAGTGACAATGGTGACAGAATGACAAACAGCTGTACTGGTAAAAATGCATTGAGGGAGACTGTGTTGGTAAGAGCTCAGATGATGTGGATGACGGTACAGTTAGACTGCGCACTGTGGCAGCGATTGTTTTGAGTTGTTGGTTAGCCCTGAGTGACTCACTCTCGCTGCTGTACATATACATCTTTCCATCTACAGTTATGTGAGGAAGAAGCCGAGGTGAGTTGAGGTTGGATTTGGTGTATAAATACTGCAGCATCACCATCCGCAGTGCTCTCAGTCTGAACTGTAGCAGACGGAAAACCAACAGTGTTCAGCGCTCTCTATCTCTCTCCGATTTTCTCCTTCTCCTATTAGCACATGCATGTCCGTTGCATATTCTTTGCCTTCTGTCATACTTTGATCTCCCTTATATCTTCACACGTCCAAATACGCCTAAGTACTAACCACTGTCTTTAACTTTATATTCACAGCAGCGCACACTGTGCCTTTAATCATGATGAggcttgttttgttgtgttttactgACAGTCTATGTGGTGCACTGAGGCAGTATGTTGTGCGGTTAGGAGGGTGTTTTCATATGCAGCTCTCTTCATCTGGTCTCATCTAGTTGCTATGGTAATGAAGCCGACACTGTTGCCAATTGTTGAAGTGATCTGGTAGATCATGGGAACTGCTCCACACCAACTAGTAATAGACACAAAGGTGTATTTGTGCGTTGTCACGAGGCCTCACTACATacttcaaacacaaaacacagacatgcataggcacatacacaaacatgtacaaaacagtcagctttttttttttttttttttttttttttttttacaaagaggATGCTTGAAATGCTTGTTTTTCTACCGGCATGAAATTGCAGACACCCCCAACCCACACACTTCTCAAAGCCATCATTCAACTCCCACCCATCCACCTCCCCGATCTGCAGCAAACAGATCAgtatatacacacatgcatgcagtcTTCTGTTCAAATAGTGGTGATAGATGTGATATTCCCCCTTCTCTGtgcttgtgtgtatttgtgtgcgtgcgtacgtgcgtgtgtgtgtgtgcgcgcgtgtgcgtgtgcgtgtgtgtgtgtgtgtgtgtgtgtgtgtgtgtgtgtgtgtgtgtgtgtgtgtgtgtgtgtgttatgtctGTGTTAGCAGAGGCGGTGTGCCTTCAGGGCCATATTGAGCAGAGAGCTTACTGCAACGTTTAGATGCTCGAGAACAACCTTCACTCATTCTCTCCCTCGTTTTCTCTTCgctctcttcctctgtctctccgTCTCCGTCTCTGTCTCTCTACGTCTTTCTGTCACTCTCTCCTGCTCTTCAACACTCTATCTTTCTATATCTCTCCTTTCTCACCCAGAAAATGTCCTACTCTCTCTACATTCAAAAACAGCACATCCCACTCAGACTTCACAAGGTTGCTCTCCTGCCTCCACTGCCTCTCTGCACCGGTCTGTTCCTCCACTCGTTCACTTTGCTCATCCTTCCATCCACCCTTCACCAATTCTCTATTGATTCCTCCCTCTAAAGGCTTTCCTCCATCCACCTATATCTCTGCTGCCATGACACCAGTTTCTTGCTATTTCCCCTTTGCTatctcctctcttttttctctcgCATTCTTCTCCCTTGTCACTTACCTCCCTTTTTTTTGCCCTTATCTTGTCTCCCGGCTCATCCTCCATCCCAGCaccttctgttttttgtcttgcctTCCTTTTGTCTCCTCTATCTCGCCACCTTTCTTCCAGTCAAGCCTGCACTGCTACACCTTCCCTCCTATACATTTCTCACCTTTATTTCAGACTTTCTTTTCTCCATCCTATCTGTCCTCTTATTCCCTTGTGGCCTGTTGCTCCGTGGCCCATCCATGGCAGTACCTCCGTCCCCTGGGATCAGATCTATAGGGAGAACAAATAGAGCTAATGTGATCTGTCTGTGTGCGCGTTTGTGACATTTGGGAGCCTCCCTGCGTATATATTTATACTGTGTGCACTTGTGTGTGCAGTCACATCCTGCACAAGGAAAAGATTCCCCTTCTTTACTCCTCTCTCTCCACTTTTAGATTACTTATTCCTACTTATTCCTCCCAAGCCCCTTTTTGCCTCCTCTGCCGCTCCTTGCCTTTAATACCCACAATCCCCCTTGGGCTTCGCTTTAGCCCGACATGGCCGAGAACATAATTAATTTCTCAGCTTCTGAATGAAAAGCCTGTTTTCACCATGCTTCTAATTAAGCTAGAATAATAAGGTGTTTCTCAAGTTAGCGGGAATGCTAAAGTCTTTCAAGAATTAGGAATCTGGTTTCAGCTGTATAAATGCACTTTGTCTCTGCTCActtcatttattgttgttgtatgtgctatttgtttcatatttggtAGCCAAGACCatattttcattcatctttTAAGATAAACTGGAGTATATTGACAGTTGATCTGcacaaacagcactttgtttcacTGAGTTGAAAGGTATGGCTCTAGTACTGTTTGCTTTAGCCTGTCAGACACTATACCACAGCTACACAACGGGGATGATTTCAGCAGTCATGGTTCACGTTTGGATGCTGACAACACCTCACAGGCGTGGAAAGTCACTCAGAGCTGTGGTGCTGAGGGCAGTCCCTGCTGTGGGTCTCagctggactgagctgagcgagtGGGAAGTATTGTATGGATGAGGTGACACAGAGTCATTTATCAGCACTTGTTTTAGGTTTTCGGAAAGTGTTAAGACACCGCAGGAGAGCCTACAAGCTTCTGGTAGGAAGCAGTCGCCACATTCAATTCCTCAAATGATTGAATCGCTTCAGTTCATGGTTCATTGCAGTTACATCATACAGAAACATGTTGTTGAGAGGAAAACCTGAGGGAGAGACTTCCTTCTAGTCATTCACTTGAGATTCACGTTTTGTAGCCTCTAGCTGCATGATGGCAATGTCAGTCCACCAGTTTGATTCAGgctaaaataattcaaaaactATGGGATGAATTGGCGTGGAATTTGACAAAGATATTCACATTCCCCTGAGGATGAACCTAAATGTGTTAGTAGTGTTAGGAGACAAACTAAGATGTTGGTGTTCCTGCTATTGTGTCTGTTTGGCATGAGTTCTTTGGAATAGTTATTGTGAGTGTTTTAGCATGCCAGTGTTAGCCTCAAAACAGGAATCCTTGGCCACTGGAGCTcactatatttttaaatttagccCAGGACAGCAATGAGGAGAGAGAATGCCATCTATCAGTCAAGGACCGGGGCTGCCTGTGTCCGCTCTCTGCAGTCACAGGAATCTTGGTGGCCTTCGCCAGAGCTAACTTGCACCCTCATATGCTTTCTTGATAAGCCATTCTGTCACATCAGCAAGGTCACTGATGCTGGCCACAGGGAGGAATCACCAGTCCTCTGAATATACTGCTCCCGATTGTGATCTGTTAAAGTGAAGTCAAGGGCAGAACAGCACCCTCAAATGAGTCTGTAGGCCAATACCGTTATCTCTTTAGTCTGTAGCTATTACACATAATTACCACATGCAGCTAATTAGGCTTCAGCACACATCTAAGGTCCTAATAAGGTGCAGTTATGATAATTAGCTAGTGGCGAAGTGTTTCTGCAAATGTGCACGGGTGTctaagaggaggaggaggagggcccGGCTTGCATTATTGCTCAGTGTTATTAGCTGACTTTATTATCTGGCAACTTGCAGTATAATGGATTCATATCTCTTCTTCATCTCCAGATATTATCAGCACCTTCTTATTGAAATCATTTTCATTTAGCTGTCACCGAAACATTTAGCCCCAAAATCCAAAGAAGACTTGACACTTGGAATTTCCTGTgacaaaaagagagaggaggaagatagAGGGTTGTGCTGTCTCTGTGATTTATGGATTTCATAAACCCTAACCCCCTCTGCTGCCATCTGACACACCATTCTTCTCTGAACACACAGAGCTTTCACAACAATAGCACAGCTTTAGCCGCTGTCAGTGTCTTGCACGcgcgcacatacacacattcacgCACACATGCAACTAACAGCGGGGTCAGAGCTTTGGTTCTGTCAGCACAGCCTCCCACAGCGCTCAGAGCAATACCTTAGCCATCACACTGTAAAGCAAAACCTAATGGAGCCTCCACTTGTGTGCACAtcatcacacgcacacacactcacactcacacacatgcacacttctCAGCCCAACAGCTTATTTGCAATCTGTATTCTGATTCATTCTCCTGATCCCAGAGCTGTATGTATGGAGAATGAATTTGGGCTCCGATTTCTTTCAGTTACCCAAAGACGCGGAGATATGAAAAAGGCAGCACAGTATCATCAATGCTGCTGCGCACTGAGGACCGAGAGCCTTGTTACACATTGAAGAGTGATGCTCAATAAACCCGACACACACTGCACTATCCCCAGTCACATCATCATTTGACATGCAGCAGCGTATAACATACCGCCCTATGTGTCAGCAACACAGAGTTGATTGCTCTGCTGTAAGGACTGAAGTGCCACTGTAGGAGTGGCATACACTTTGTCTGTGTCAAAACGACCAAGTGTCAGCACTGTCAGGTCCAGCGCTGCCTGCAACACGTCAGAAAGTTACTTCTTGTTTCCAGTCCATAGAccttttctccttcttcttcttttttttaatggtttcaGCATCCTGCCAATTTTACAGTCTCTTCTGTTCCCACATCCTCAGGGTAGATGGTAATCCTTTCATAACATGTATACAAACCAATTTGGCAGGTTCAGCAGTGTACCTCCCTCACAGAAGAAACCCAGAGGCTAATTCTATCAATGTGTGGGTAGCTATAGCATTGCCCAGGGATTCAGTCCTCTGCCTTCATGGCTATATGACTTTATGGGCAGTTTGTTAATGATGCATTTGGTAATAAACTTTATCAGACCAGGTTTTAGACCAGCAATCGTGTCCCTGTTTGACTTCAGGGAGGGGTGGGAGACCAGTGATGCACACATCACTAAGCATACCTGGCATTTATAGCCTCTTAGCAAATAGTTTTGTAACTGGCTGGTCCTCAGTAATGAAAACGCTATTGTTATGCCCTTCACTGTCTGTTCGGGACTCCTAAAGCTTAGCTGACCATTGTTTAttgtctctgctgcttttaaaaagcATCAGTGAGACATCAATGGGATGATTGTTCCTGATTGTTTAACTTTGATCTCCTTTCTCACTgcctttttcacttttttgtccctgtctttgTCTCCTCTCAACCCCCTCCAGCACCTTTCTCTCCCCCTGGCAGCGAGACAGTAGTGAAGTTTGATTCCCAGGGGGACGGCATGGGCCGATACAACATCTTCAGCTACCAGCGCTCTGGCGATCGTTATGTTTACGTGCCAGTGGGCGAATGGGCAGAGAGCCTGATTCTGAGCAGCGATCTGATTCGCTGGCCAAGAGACGTGGTGCCCACCTCGCAGTGCAGCGACCCCTGTGAACGCAACGAGATGAAGAAAATGCAGGCAGGTAGGAGAGtgaatttcaacaattttctttttctgtcacagagacaTACCAGGCAGCAGTGTCTCCTGAAAAATCTCAAACTGCCACATATTCCTATTTCCCAGGTGAGTACTGCTGCTGGATCTGCACAGCCTGTGAGCCTCATGAATACCTGGCTGATGAGTTCACCTGCTCGCCCTGCGCTCCTGGCCAGTGGCCCACTGATGACCTGACCTCCTGCTATGACCTTCCTGAAGACTATATTATGTGGGAAGATGCCTGGGCCATTGGTCCAATTACCATCGCCTGTGTAGGGTGAGTGACAAAGGACTTCTGAAATCAAGGatctgttgtttaaaaaattactttgaaaagCAAGTGGTAAATCTGCCATTGTTAAACTGCATGTgcgaaaaaagaaaagctggcAGATATAACGAGCAGCAATTACGAAATTGGCAGCTCTTAGTGTCTGGTCAACTGAGACTTGATATTAGACACATTTACAGCTCTCAGTAATTCTGACTGCTTGGACCAATTTATGTTTCCCTACCTAGAAGGATAATggctttactttgtttttgaCTTGTGAAACAGAATGTGAACAGTGACTTCATGACATTGACTGTCTTCTGGCTCCATATCTTCTTCCCCATCCCCAGGTTCATGTGCACCGGCCTGGTGTTTTGGGTGTTTATCAGACACAACAACACTCCGCTGGTGAAAGCATCAGGCAGAGAGCTGTGTTACATCCTCCTCTCGGGAGTCTTCATGTCCTACGCCATGACTTTCCTCTTTTTGGCCAAACCCTctcctgccatctgtgcccTGCGGCGCCTCGGCCTGGGCACATCATTTGCTGTCTGCTATTCCGCCCTCCTCACCAAAACCAACAGAATCGCCAGGATTTTCAATGGCGTGAAAGACGGAGCGGGTGCAGTGAGGCCACGCTTCATTAGTCCATCCTCTCAGGTGAGTGATTGCAGCATCTCGTCCATCCATCTGCATCAgccagatggatggatggacagacaagCAGTGGATCTTGATGACCTTaccttcctctcctcccttcTTTTCCAGGTTTTCATCTGTCTGAGCCTGATCTCCGTCCAGTTAGTGATGGTGTCAGTGTGGCTGTTGCTGGAGGTTCCCGGGACACGGCGCTTTACTTTACCAGAGCGGCGGCAGACTGTCATCCTCAAGTGTAACGTACGCGACTCCAGCATGCTGCTGTCGCTGGGATATGATGTGCTCCTGGTCATCCTGTGTACTGTGTAAGTGTGTCATAGCTGGTTTGATTGGCACTGCAATTACGTAAAAGGCACCGTCAAACATGCTTTATGTTTTCCACCGTGGGCACTTCAAATGACTAAGTGCTGGGCTCTTAGAAAAATTACAAATCAGgtcttatttcagttttataaGGTTTGTTTTCAGTAGAGTAGGAGTTGGCACTTTTCCAGATGATGTCTGACTAATCGGAAACATGATTCCCTTCTTCTAGGTATGCCTTCAAGACCAGGAAGTGTCCTGAGAACTTCAATGAGGCCAAGTTTATCGGATTCACCATGTACACCACCTGTATAATTTGGCTGGCCTTTCTTCCCATCTTCTACGTTACATCTAGTGACTACAGGGTATCTTcttgcatgtacacacacatgcatagtATTTTTAGGAGGGCATTGCATTGACATCCAAGCAACTGATGTAACCTTAAGCTTAAAGGAAAAGTCTGATATTTTGAGATATTCTCTTTCTAACAGCAATAGATGAGAAGATGCTGATATGCTAAATATGACTAGACACTAGTAGTTGGCAAATTTATCCTCgtataaagactggaaactggGCAAAACAGATTTCTTGGCTCTGTCTAAAGCTTACTCATTCATACACTGTGGGATTTAGTTCAATTaatccaaaaaaacaaagtgtaaaaaggatttttttttatgcttgGATGTGCATAGTTCCTAAACAGTCCACTTtcctgaacaaaaaaaaaaaaaaaagatttacctTTCAGGAATCGTTTTTTGTCCCCTCAACATGACTAATAAAGATGCACAGGtagcaaaacagcagcagcacaggtgTAGTGGCAACTTAAACAATTTCTAATCCTGTTGGCAAATGTCCCAGCTCTGCAGTCCTCGGGTGACAAACAGACAGGCTCTGTCAAACTGCTGACACATGTCCAGATTTAACAGCGAAGGGGAGTGAGTGTTCACCTGAGCCATACAAATCttaagcacacacaaacacagctcaaGCACACACTTCCACAAGCACACAGAGTATCAAAGGGCACAAGGGAGGAGTGCTGATGCCAGAGCTGCTCATTTGATCCCCATAAAAAACATCTCActttctctgctctctctctctctctctcgctctctctcgctctctctctggAAATAAGCATTTTTTTGGCTTTGTAATCTGACTTTAAGATTAGTCAGGTACAAGCACAACATCACTAACATGCATACTCACCCACTCACATAAGTACATACATACACAGAGGAGATGTTGAAGGGTTGATTACTAATGTGCTCAACTGTGCTGCTATTATTCAGCCATCTCTGTGCAGTGATTATGGAAGCCTGAAAGGAACATATACCATGCAAATCTGCAGACCTGCTATTAAGAGAGAATAAAATTGTTCTTAGCATTGATTTCATACAATAAATCGCATAGAATGAAGTTAAAGCTCCCAGGGAGAGACTTGTAAGTCTTGCTGCTGTGGTCTCTGTTGATTAAGTCTTTTTATTGATCGATTCTGTAATTGTTATCCTCTGGACTGTTACAAGGCAACAGAGTCTGCCAACAAAGAGTTGCACTCTCGCTTTACAGACATCATTGGCTCTGTGTGCACACAGAGATCAGTTAGTGTCTTCAGCAGTATTTTCATGTCTGTATTTCTCTTCTGTTTATCAACTTGACTGTAAtctatcattttatttaaagctcTTAGCATTAAGCATTCAAGACGCTTTTGTCTTTGGAAAATGTTCATTGTTACAGATTATCCAGTTCAAATTAGCGCTTAACATCATCTAAATTAGCACAAGATTTATCAAAGTCTGGCTTCTAATTACTGCCTTCTCGTCTCTCCTCTGCAGGTTCAGACCACTACCATGTGCATCTCAGTCAGCCTCAGTGGCTTCGTGGTCCTCGGCTGTATGTTCGCTCCCAAGGTCCACATCATCATGTTCCAGCCCCAGAAGAATGTGACCAGCCACAGGCTTAACCTCAATCGCTTCAGTGTCAGTGGGGCTGCGACCACATACGCATCTCATGGTAGGCTACATGCAGTTATCTTTTGTTTTACAGCTTGCAGAGACTGCATTCAATATCCAGCACAACAAACAGTGTTGTATTTTCCAGTATTCCTCTGAAAGTGTTACTTTTAATGCATGATTGATGACTTTTTTCTTAAACTTTAAACAGTGCCGTCTCACTGACAGAACTGCATAGTTGACTAGTGTAGAGCAAGCAGGGATGCAATTTTTATCAAAGCAAGTGTTTCTAAAGGATTTATATATAGGCAgtaattttctgtttattaCCATCTGATTTTGTTTCTACTTACAAACCTTGGGTCGATTTTTTCCGTTAACAGAGCCTAATGGTTGGTTAAACTGCATTAGAGTCGCATCTTCCTCTCAAATGCACCGGCACACTATAAATTACAAAGCTACTTAGGCTCTTTATGATTGTTCTAATGTTGCATTGAATTTACATCTTGTTTGTAAGAGATGGTTAGTGCCTATTTCTTATTTACATtaatggttcctcagtgttctAAAAATGGTGCTCTATTTAAAATTTCAATTGTGCTTCCTTAGTTTCCCTTACTAACATCACCCTGTTGAGGCCATCAGCTGCTCGTACTCAAAAATCGATGCAGGGTCTTTGCAATTTCTTTCTTACCTGTCTTAAAGACATTTGCATAATTTATGTGAcattcttctttcctttttccaaTAAGGGAAAGGCTTTTTCTCGACCTTCTATTACAGTTGTGCAAAAGCTTGGACAGTCGTGGGCAAATTGTTTTTTGAAGTAAAAGTAAGCTTTAATTTCATGAActcaaaaaacagtaaacatttAAACAGTAATATGGCCAGATCTGGACTTTTTAGCTACTCTTTAGAAGATATCACAGCTTGCAATGCTGTTAGTGTCCAGCTAAGGGTCCTTCTGCTCTTGATTTAGGACTATTaaccattcttctttgcaaataACCTCAAGTTCTTAGATATTTTAGGTTGCCTTGCATGCACAGCATGTTTAACATTTCCCCACAGATTTAGTGTGGTGTGTTCCTATAAGTAGTTATGTTCGATTTTAATGtctgctttgggtcattgtatTGTTTTAAAAGCcgtcttcttttctctttcagtttCTCGGTTGACTGCAGGATGTTTGCATTcagaattttctgaaatttagtGAAATCCATTATTCCGTCTCTCTAGAACGTATTGCCTGTGTCACTGACTCCCACACTACCCTAAAGCAGAGTATTTCCACTCCCACACCTAACAAATGGcaaagttttcttttcatcaaATGCTGCTCCTCTTTTTCACAAAGTTACAAGTTGATTGTGGCTGAAGAAGTGAATTTTAATCAGTTCAAAGGACTTCTTTCTCACTGAGATTTATTCACATGTTGCTGTGTAAACTTCGGACAGTCAGAGATTGTTTTGTTATATTGCAGGTAAGGTTGAACCCATGAAACAGTGCACAGTCACTCGTGTATCAGTTAAACCTTCCTGCAGGTCCTTTGCAGTGATATGGGGGATTTTCTTTGCCTTTCTGCCAAGCAGATGTACAGCTTTATCCGAAAAGTTTTTTAGTCTTTCAGATGTTGTCTTGATTTTCAGAGTTGCTTTCGACAGCCAATTCttaatgatattttggacaGTGGAAACTGCAAGCCGAAGCACTTTGATATCTATTATAGTATTCCCCTACCTCATAGACACCAATTAGCTTTATTTTCAGATTCTCATATAGCTGCTTAGAGCACGCCGTAGCTGTTGAGTGTCTTCACAAAGTTTGATGAGTCAGAGAATTTATCAGCTCTGGAACTGTCATCAGCTGAGAATTCCTCATGTCAGTCCCAATAAGACATTTAAGGTTTAATAAGTCAATGAAGTTCTGAGACTTTACAAATAGAAAGGTTTTTGCTCATGACAAAATAACTGttttgattttgcatgttttcagtactttaaaaagcaaaatataacaaattaaAAAGATTAATTTCAATGTTTATTTGCTGTAGAGGTCATACTAgttaaaatactgataatagTGTATTCGCCTATTTTGATATgatcatttgatgtttttggcaAAGCGATTTCAGGTTGAGATTTGGTTTAAATTCTGAAATTTCGCAAAGATATTGTTGCTTCATATTGCATCTTTTTCTTGGTTTGGCATCAGAAATTATTAACTGTAGAAGAGTTTTATGAACATTCACATGCAAAAGTCTAATATTTAAGAATGCCAGATGTCTGTCCTCCTATGTAATTGCCATGTTATTTCAACCTTCTTGTTCCATGTCTTTTCGTAGCTTCTGTCAGTGCCCACTACGTCCCGACTGTGTGCAACGGCAGAGAAATTGTCGACTCCACCACTTCCTCTCTGTGACCACATCCAGTCCACTCTCTAAATCAGCCCCTGCGACTGTTAGCCAATTGATGAACATTATCCCATCGACTTATCCTTTCCCCGCCTCATACGCACACTGTACAAACTCACACACGTCAGCATTACCATAcgatatgtacacacacacacacacacgtaaacacacacagacaaacaaacaccttCCTTGTGGACTAGAACTGTATCGTTTCACAAATGTAGAAAGTGTGTAActataattaaattattttctaGGGATGTATATACATGGAATCGACATTGTTGTATGTagagaaacaaaagaacaaaaaaagtttttagGAGGAATTTTTGGAGCCTTTGTTTTTGATAGCTTTGTTATGATGCTGTGTAAATAGACATGCGCTTAATCATGCTAGGAGGGGCTGTGTCCCTTAGTCTGGATGCACATTTGTGGCTCTGCTTGCCTCACCTGCAATATCCCACAGACTTTTTATTCTCATGCTTTTTTGTAGGTCTCATTGTAATAACCGATTATGTATGCATTTCTATTGTGTATCTGTACATTTGTATATTATACTACTGATGGTTCAAACAGCACAATGTTGACAGTCTTGTAATCCCAGAATGAATGTGGACAAAAGCATAAACTGGACAGGCTAGAACAGCTGGAATGGACatgtacaaaacaaaaacaacaacaaaagaagatCCATCAACACCCATTGACAAATTTCCGTTTGAGAATTCAACTGCTCACATCTTGATAGATGTGTTTTGCATCCTAGATCTGTATAAGAACCTATTGTGGCTGTTTTTGCAGGAaaagatgttttgcttttgatacaaatgttcattttttttctatttataatCATGAAATCCCTTTATCTAAATGGCCA
This window of the Acanthochromis polyacanthus isolate Apoly-LR-REF ecotype Palm Island chromosome 8, KAUST_Apoly_ChrSc, whole genome shotgun sequence genome carries:
- the grm3 gene encoding metabotropic glutamate receptor 3; amino-acid sequence: MVARIPALALVMMCQGVLLSDPPQSRREIRIEGDLVLGGLFPVHEKGAGMEECGRVNEDRGIQRLEAMLFAIDRINMDNTLLPGVSLGVHILDTCSRDTYALEQALEFVRASLTKVDDTEFICPDGSYALQDDSPLAIAAVIGGSFSSVSIQVANLLRLFQIPQISYASTSAKLSDKTRYDYFARTVPPDFYQAKAMAEILRSFNWTYVSTVASEGDYGETGIEAFEQEARMRNICIATSEKVGRSNAKKSYEAVIRQLLQKPNARVAVLFLRSDDARELLAAAARLNTSFIWVASDGWGAQESIVKGNEVTAEGAITLELAANPISEFNRYFLSLNPVKNHRNPWYKEFWEQRFQCSLGSVNVGLGETPPPPCDKDLSMDKSSFEPESKIMFVVNAVYAMAHALHNMQRSLCFNTTKLCDSMKALDGRRLYRDYILNVSFTAPFSPPGSETVVKFDSQGDGMGRYNIFSYQRSGDRYVYVPVGEWAESLILSSDLIRWPRDVVPTSQCSDPCERNEMKKMQAGEYCCWICTACEPHEYLADEFTCSPCAPGQWPTDDLTSCYDLPEDYIMWEDAWAIGPITIACVGFMCTGLVFWVFIRHNNTPLVKASGRELCYILLSGVFMSYAMTFLFLAKPSPAICALRRLGLGTSFAVCYSALLTKTNRIARIFNGVKDGAGAVRPRFISPSSQVFICLSLISVQLVMVSVWLLLEVPGTRRFTLPERRQTVILKCNVRDSSMLLSLGYDVLLVILCTVYAFKTRKCPENFNEAKFIGFTMYTTCIIWLAFLPIFYVTSSDYRVQTTTMCISVSLSGFVVLGCMFAPKVHIIMFQPQKNVTSHRLNLNRFSVSGAATTYASHASVSAHYVPTVCNGREIVDSTTSSL